CGCCCTCGTCGGACCCGACGCGACGCGCCGGATCCGAGAGGAGACCGTCGATACGCTTGGAGGACGCGAGCGCGTCCTCGTAGGCGTCGACGGTGTCGACGGCGAGGTCTTTGACCGGTTCCAGGAACCCTCGCGAGTACAGCATGAACGTCAGGAGGGCGCCCGCAGTGAACGTGCCCGAGAAGAACGCGGGCGGGCCGGCGACGACCCAGTAGCCGCCGAGGAGGAAGACGACCTTCCCGAGGACGTTGTTCGACATCCACGTCACGAGGTCGAAGCCCAGGCGCAGACGGATGGTCTCCCAGTTGTTCTTCCTGTATCGCTTCGACGTTTCGGCGACGCGTTCGCGCTCGAACTCCTCGCGGGTGAACGCTTTCACCGTGCGAACGCCGTTCAGCGAGTCCTCCAGGCGGGCGTTCAGCTCACCGACGGTCTCGCGGACGGCTTCGTGGCGCGGTTGCAGCATCCGGGCGTAGACGCGACTGGCGACCGCGACGAACACGGGGATGACGGCGAGTACGAGCGCTAGCTGCCAGTTCAGCAGCGCCATCAGGGCGAACGCGACCACGACCTGCGCGACGCGGTTCGTGGCGCTGTAGACGGCGCCGACGATACCGCCGAAGTTCTCCGTGTCGTTGTGGACGATGCTCATCACGTCGCCGCTCTGAGAGTCGTCGTAGTAGCGCATCCGCAGGTCCGTCGCGGCGTCGTAGGCGTCCGTGCGCAGGTCGTGGGTCATCGCGACGTTTCCCCGGTTCTGGAACCACGAGGAGAGCCAGTCGAGCCCGTTCTGCGCGACGAACGCGGCCGCGAGAACCCCCGCCGTCAGCCAGAGTTGCGCGACCTGCCCCGCCGGGATCCACGCGTCGGGGACGAGGGGCAGGCTGTACGCCCGGTCGCTCAGGAGGACGGCGTCGAAGGCGACGCCGATGACGAACGCCGGGGCGCGCTGGGGGATCCGAGCGAGCAACAGCGCGAGGAGCCCGAGTCCGAAGTTCGCCGCCTCCGGGCGGGCGTACTCCCGGAGGAGCTTCACGAGCGGGTT
This DNA window, taken from Halosimplex litoreum, encodes the following:
- a CDS encoding ABC transporter ATP-binding protein, yielding MSTSENPLVKLLREYARPEAANFGLGLLALLLARIPQRAPAFVIGVAFDAVLLSDRAYSLPLVPDAWIPAGQVAQLWLTAGVLAAAFVAQNGLDWLSSWFQNRGNVAMTHDLRTDAYDAATDLRMRYYDDSQSGDVMSIVHNDTENFGGIVGAVYSATNRVAQVVVAFALMALLNWQLALVLAVIPVFVAVASRVYARMLQPRHEAVRETVGELNARLEDSLNGVRTVKAFTREEFERERVAETSKRYRKNNWETIRLRLGFDLVTWMSNNVLGKVVFLLGGYWVVAGPPAFFSGTFTAGALLTFMLYSRGFLEPVKDLAVDTVDAYEDALASSKRIDGLLSDPARRVGSDEGDELTVTEGRVEFDDVTFAYEGADESTVENVSFTAEPGELVGVVGSTGAGKSTLVKLLFRFYEPDSGTIRIDGQDVQDVSLRSLRRQLGYVSQDPQLFDGTIAENIAYAAEDRFDTDEPADGIVRAATLAGAHEFVARLPEGYDTAVGERGVKLSGGQRQRVAIARALLREPKLLVLDEATSHVDNETEVQIQRSLESMAGERTTFAIAHRLSTVRDADRILVVDDGAIAAEGTHEELLERDDRYADLWKVQVGDIDAVSEEFVEVSR